The following coding sequences are from one uncultured Bacteroides sp. window:
- a CDS encoding sigma-70 family RNA polymerase sigma factor — protein sequence MSANPTLLQNDSQFLWNRFFKGDDDAFTLIYNQYVNQLMAYGMGWGFNKEVLKDAIQDVFCKLYFNRKAFEGVSNPKFYLIRALKNRILDMQKKKMETVDLADIEFSITPTVLDTIISEEERTAIEQQIQKYLNLLTGRQREAVYLRFIEEMEYEEIAEILEMTAPAVRKLVSRAITRIRTEEISLLLFYLFSKTFN from the coding sequence ATGTCAGCAAATCCCACATTGCTACAAAATGATAGTCAATTTCTTTGGAATCGTTTTTTTAAAGGAGATGATGATGCTTTCACTCTGATTTACAACCAATATGTAAATCAGCTTATGGCTTATGGCATGGGATGGGGATTCAATAAAGAAGTATTAAAAGATGCTATCCAAGATGTGTTTTGTAAACTCTACTTCAACAGAAAAGCTTTTGAAGGAGTGAGTAATCCTAAATTCTATTTAATAAGAGCCTTAAAGAATAGAATTTTGGATATGCAAAAAAAAAAGATGGAGACTGTTGATCTTGCAGACATAGAGTTTTCCATAACTCCCACCGTGCTCGATACCATTATTTCCGAAGAGGAACGGACAGCAATAGAACAGCAAATACAAAAGTATCTAAATTTACTCACAGGAAGACAGCGAGAAGCCGTCTATCTTCGTTTTATAGAAGAAATGGAATATGAAGAAATAGCAGAAATACTTGAAATGACAGCTCCTGCAGTCAGAAAATTGGTTTCCAGAGCTATTACACGTATTCGAACAGAAGAAATCTCTCTTCTTCTGTTCTATCTCTTTTCCAAAACTTTCAATTAA
- a CDS encoding SEC-C metal-binding domain-containing protein — protein sequence MVGHEVTLVKMLMQGTKASIINNAKYLKIKINSSKKKSDLAHEVAHTILNSPLKLLERIPEKEVLKLQQMVHHKKFQVTMNRLIMAEDCIAQIGLSNFRFQGKLDVEFISDDLGKALLPVIDHFVSSYYNRKKKREQEQFILGVINLYGTLTKEEIIEYCRKDLPEITNEEVEETIQNSYLLSSIASKTPDEELYFSPYIRNIDLCLMERDYRRNLIPAQFTKAQIMNAGESDFPMPPNTKQIKKFCELLKDLNLSEKEIQQWTSSAWIGTNQEEGFSQIIAGMIITRSEYFIPKAKQESYYQSVIKIITEMMKHVPLWILKGYSATQITEECGDKDFLTNFPLDFYPRSKNGDDISSLRPSKNVKQVINTDPKIGRNDPCPCGSGKKYKHCCGKN from the coding sequence ATGGTAGGACATGAAGTAACACTAGTAAAAATGCTGATGCAAGGTACAAAAGCATCCATTATAAACAATGCAAAGTATCTTAAAATCAAAATAAATAGCAGTAAAAAAAAGAGTGACCTCGCCCACGAAGTAGCCCATACGATATTGAACTCTCCACTAAAATTGCTAGAAAGAATACCGGAAAAAGAAGTGCTCAAATTACAGCAGATGGTTCATCACAAAAAATTTCAAGTAACAATGAATCGTCTGATTATGGCCGAAGATTGCATTGCACAAATAGGGTTATCTAACTTCAGATTTCAAGGGAAATTAGATGTAGAGTTCATAAGCGATGATCTTGGAAAAGCTTTACTGCCCGTTATCGACCATTTTGTAAGTAGTTACTACAACCGTAAAAAAAAGAGAGAACAGGAACAATTTATTTTAGGGGTAATAAATCTCTATGGCACACTGACAAAAGAAGAAATAATAGAATACTGTCGGAAAGATTTGCCAGAAATTACGAATGAAGAAGTAGAGGAAACTATACAAAATTCTTATTTACTATCCAGCATAGCTTCCAAAACACCTGATGAAGAGTTATACTTTTCACCCTATATCAGAAACATTGACTTATGCTTAATGGAAAGAGATTACCGTAGAAATCTTATTCCAGCCCAGTTCACCAAGGCACAAATAATGAATGCTGGAGAGTCAGATTTTCCGATGCCTCCTAACACTAAGCAAATAAAAAAATTCTGCGAACTTTTGAAAGACCTTAATCTATCCGAAAAAGAGATACAGCAATGGACTAGTTCCGCATGGATTGGTACTAACCAAGAGGAAGGATTCTCACAAATCATCGCGGGAATGATTATTACACGCTCTGAGTATTTTATCCCTAAAGCAAAACAAGAGAGTTATTATCAATCCGTAATAAAAATTATCACAGAAATGATGAAACACGTCCCTTTATGGATATTAAAAGGGTATTCAGCTACTCAAATAACTGAAGAATGCGGCGATAAAGATTTTCTCACCAATTTCCCTCTCGACTTCTATCCAAGGAGCAAAAATGGCGACGATATATCTTCGCTACGTCCTAGTAAAAATGTAAAGCAAGTGATAAATACTGATCCTAAAATAGGTAGAAATGACCCTTGTCCTTGCGGAAGTGGGAAAAAGTATAAACACTGTTGCGGGAAAAATTAA
- a CDS encoding TolC family protein, whose protein sequence is MAKQIFKTAFLVLAALTGYHAKIQAQENTDSLSLQEIMQEVINNHPSVKDAEETLNRANAHIKLAQASYLPTADLNASYTRLGPSSKVSLPSLGTFQLNPYDNYRAEVDINQTIYDFQKTSKNVRVEKKKKEIDEVSIEQIKKSLSTTVMNNYYALVYLQNAIDIKNEELENLQDHLKSIQKKKSTGSATKYEILTTQVKISTIESQKYDLIANIKNQLSTLNTLLGLPEETPHKVKGISYLGNMNMSENPVTYAMEHREEMKKARKQTELEKLNYSAIKASNNPSINAFASAGYKNGYSPDLKELRGNFAVGVGIKIPLFDAKKTKNNLLISKSNLTSSKYETEIIRRNITNEVIEAESGVEASKKKVIQFKLQLSQATQAYELAKISFKTGAITNLDLLDSETTVSESRLQLLKSTLDYQVCLLKLNIAVGNHIY, encoded by the coding sequence ATGGCTAAACAAATATTTAAAACAGCTTTTTTAGTACTTGCAGCATTAACAGGATACCATGCCAAAATCCAAGCCCAAGAAAATACAGATTCACTTTCATTACAAGAGATCATGCAGGAAGTGATCAACAATCATCCATCGGTGAAGGACGCAGAAGAAACACTCAACAGAGCAAATGCACACATTAAACTAGCGCAAGCATCTTATTTGCCAACAGCCGACTTAAATGCTTCTTATACTAGATTAGGTCCTTCTTCAAAAGTATCTCTACCGTCACTTGGAACTTTTCAATTAAACCCGTATGACAATTATAGAGCAGAAGTAGATATCAATCAAACAATCTACGATTTTCAAAAGACCTCTAAAAATGTCAGAGTGGAAAAGAAAAAAAAAGAAATTGATGAAGTCTCCATTGAGCAAATAAAAAAATCACTCTCCACAACGGTGATGAACAATTATTATGCACTCGTATATCTGCAAAACGCCATCGATATTAAAAATGAAGAACTAGAAAATTTGCAAGACCATTTAAAATCTATACAAAAAAAGAAAAGTACCGGATCGGCAACTAAATATGAAATTCTCACCACACAAGTTAAAATTTCAACTATAGAAAGCCAAAAATATGACTTGATTGCAAATATTAAAAATCAGCTCTCCACATTAAATACGCTTTTAGGGCTTCCTGAAGAAACGCCACATAAAGTCAAAGGTATTTCTTATTTAGGAAATATGAACATGAGCGAAAACCCTGTTACATATGCAATGGAACATCGGGAGGAAATGAAAAAAGCTAGAAAGCAAACAGAGTTGGAAAAGTTAAATTATTCTGCAATAAAAGCAAGTAATAATCCAAGCATCAACGCCTTTGCATCCGCCGGATATAAAAACGGATATTCACCCGACCTCAAAGAATTACGAGGAAATTTTGCAGTAGGAGTGGGAATTAAAATTCCTCTATTTGATGCAAAGAAAACTAAAAATAATCTGCTAATATCCAAATCAAATTTAACGAGTTCGAAATATGAAACGGAAATAATCCGCCGAAACATTACCAACGAAGTCATAGAAGCAGAGTCCGGCGTTGAAGCTTCTAAAAAAAAGGTAATACAATTTAAGCTACAACTCTCCCAAGCAACTCAAGCATACGAATTGGCTAAAATCAGTTTTAAAACAGGTGCAATCACTAATTTAGATCTGCTAGATTCTGAAACAACTGTTTCAGAATCTAGACTCCAACTTCTTAAATCAACGCTAGATTATCAGGTCTGTTTGTTAAAATTGAACATTGCAGTAGGAAATCATATCTATTAA
- a CDS encoding DHA2 family efflux MFS transporter permease subunit: MRNRESAFHPQNINYKWWLLGNIMIGTFMAVLDSTIVNVALPKIMTSFGVGIDKIEWVSTAYMLAMAVMLPTSGWMADKFGYKRIYFFGLLFFTLGSLLCGMSGNEDMLIFSRVIQGFGAGAVQPLGMAIISREFPPKQRGIALGFWAIAAAASVSFGPLIGGYLVDNFTWQLIFDVNVPIGILGMAATVIIQSEYKNKKVRKFDMIGFISATIFLPLLLYALSQGNTATNSEGWGAPYILVCFAISFIGMIVFITQELTVKEPLLDLRLLGNRNFGISSLVMLLFSIGMFGSTFLLPLYLQNSLGYTALQAGAVFLPVGIIQGAMSPTSGFLANKINPKWIIITGVLLLTLSFYVNSSFSYLTERPYIMLGLYLRGFAMGIIFTPLNTISLSQIPRDKMAQASGVTNTVRQIGGSLGVAILTTVLTSRVTYHSQLYSEALNANAPIYKEVTSGLQHFAEKQVGSTPAKAAQQGQVLLVSHIEKQAYIEGVDDDFLLVAIITLLGGSPALLLRKKKKNA; the protein is encoded by the coding sequence ATGAGGAATCGGGAATCGGCTTTCCACCCTCAAAATATAAATTACAAATGGTGGTTATTGGGGAATATCATGATCGGAACGTTCATGGCAGTGCTCGATTCAACCATTGTCAATGTAGCTTTGCCCAAGATAATGACCTCATTCGGAGTAGGCATCGACAAGATAGAATGGGTTTCAACAGCTTATATGTTAGCCATGGCTGTAATGCTCCCCACATCAGGATGGATGGCTGATAAGTTCGGTTATAAACGAATCTATTTCTTCGGATTACTATTCTTCACACTAGGTTCTCTGCTTTGCGGGATGTCAGGAAATGAAGATATGCTAATCTTTTCGAGGGTAATTCAAGGGTTTGGTGCAGGAGCTGTTCAGCCTTTAGGCATGGCTATCATATCCAGAGAGTTTCCTCCTAAGCAAAGAGGAATAGCACTAGGTTTTTGGGCCATCGCAGCAGCAGCATCCGTCTCTTTCGGACCGCTCATCGGAGGCTATCTGGTAGATAATTTCACTTGGCAGTTAATATTCGACGTGAATGTGCCTATCGGTATTCTTGGCATGGCCGCTACTGTGATTATTCAAAGTGAGTATAAGAATAAAAAAGTACGCAAGTTTGATATGATAGGATTCATTTCGGCAACTATCTTCTTACCGTTACTCTTATATGCATTATCACAAGGAAACACAGCTACAAATTCCGAAGGTTGGGGTGCTCCATATATTTTAGTATGTTTCGCCATCTCCTTTATAGGCATGATTGTATTCATTACTCAGGAACTGACTGTAAAGGAACCACTGTTGGATTTACGTTTACTAGGTAACCGAAATTTCGGAATCAGCTCACTGGTTATGCTCTTATTCAGTATTGGTATGTTTGGTAGTACCTTCCTACTACCACTTTATCTGCAAAACTCATTAGGATATACAGCGCTACAAGCCGGAGCAGTGTTTCTTCCTGTAGGAATCATACAAGGTGCCATGTCACCTACTTCTGGTTTTCTTGCTAATAAGATAAATCCTAAATGGATCATTATAACGGGAGTATTATTACTAACACTCAGTTTTTATGTAAACTCCTCCTTTTCATATCTGACCGAAAGACCTTATATCATGTTGGGGCTATATTTGAGAGGATTTGCCATGGGCATCATCTTTACTCCATTAAATACAATATCGCTATCGCAGATACCACGTGATAAAATGGCTCAGGCATCAGGAGTAACCAATACGGTGCGCCAAATCGGAGGAAGTCTGGGAGTAGCTATATTAACTACCGTATTAACAAGCCGCGTTACTTACCACAGTCAACTTTACAGTGAAGCACTCAATGCTAATGCTCCTATATATAAGGAAGTAACAAGTGGCTTGCAGCATTTTGCAGAGAAACAAGTTGGTAGCACACCAGCTAAAGCAGCCCAGCAAGGGCAAGTATTGCTAGTTTCACATATAGAGAAACAAGCATATATAGAAGGAGTAGATGATGACTTCCTGTTAGTAGCAATAATAACCCTACTCGGTGGAAGCCCTGCTCTATTATTACGTAAAAAGAAAAAAAACGCATAA
- a CDS encoding HlyD family secretion protein, whose protein sequence is MNTEKKSKGIKAYIPLMIAIVLVVSGGFYWYIEYTKYISTDDAHIDSDNYAISSKILGRINHIYFEEGDSVHKGALIAELDSTELHTQKLQAIASLQQAKVSQIQSEAKFAYDKKNIKVLEINAAKAQEDFIRAKEQYEGDVISKEQYDHIQKACEAAKAQLIASKTQLQVSHAQISAAIAAIETTKAQIEVISAQLKNTRLYAPIDGIVAKKWLLDGDVTQPGQAVITVTNIHKLWVEVYLEETKMAGLYLGQKAKLEIDAYPDVTFMGKIIQMSSNTASQFSLIPPNNASGNFTKTTQRVPLKISIDETEDHSPLSRYNLLAGMSVVVKIIKD, encoded by the coding sequence ATGAATACAGAAAAAAAAAGTAAAGGGATAAAAGCGTATATACCCTTGATGATCGCAATTGTTTTAGTGGTAAGTGGGGGCTTTTATTGGTACATAGAGTACACTAAATACATTTCCACAGATGACGCGCATATTGATTCAGACAACTATGCTATTAGTTCCAAAATATTAGGGCGCATCAATCACATTTATTTTGAAGAAGGAGACAGTGTGCATAAAGGTGCTCTGATAGCAGAACTAGATAGCACAGAATTACATACTCAGAAATTGCAAGCTATCGCCAGCTTACAACAAGCCAAAGTATCTCAAATACAATCTGAAGCTAAATTTGCTTATGACAAGAAAAACATAAAAGTTCTTGAAATAAATGCTGCCAAAGCACAAGAAGATTTTATCAGAGCTAAGGAGCAATACGAAGGAGATGTCATTTCCAAAGAGCAATACGACCATATTCAAAAAGCCTGTGAAGCAGCCAAAGCGCAACTGATTGCAAGCAAAACACAATTGCAGGTATCGCATGCGCAAATAAGTGCAGCTATCGCTGCTATTGAGACTACCAAGGCGCAAATTGAAGTTATTTCAGCTCAATTAAAGAATACACGTCTTTATGCCCCTATTGATGGCATAGTAGCAAAGAAATGGTTACTTGATGGAGATGTTACCCAACCAGGACAAGCCGTAATAACAGTAACCAACATTCATAAACTTTGGGTTGAGGTCTACCTCGAAGAGACTAAAATGGCAGGATTATATCTCGGACAAAAGGCTAAATTGGAAATCGATGCTTATCCGGACGTTACGTTTATGGGCAAAATAATACAGATGAGTTCTAACACTGCTTCGCAGTTTTCGCTAATCCCACCAAACAATGCTTCGGGTAACTTCACCAAAACAACTCAAAGAGTGCCTCTAAAAATTTCAATTGATGAAACAGAAGATCATTCGCCATTAAGTAGATATAATCTTTTGGCAGGAATGTCCGTTGTTGTAAAAATAATTAAAGACTAA
- a CDS encoding TetR/AcrR family transcriptional regulator, which yields MVSITHTGECPEKISLIIEAAQNRFGLYGFEKTTMNEIASDLNMSKGSLYYYFPDKEHLYIAVIQKEHDILIRMVNEKVTSLSDPSQMIREYANIRLSYFRTLLNLSRFRHNQGISEFHTMIHKQWDVFKIQEISLISEILRYGIKNDSFENQDVNETAELLLDIIKGLSASFLKHKDIFYLEDTEYAALDKKIKSFVEMFIRSLIKR from the coding sequence ATGGTCAGTATCACACATACAGGAGAATGCCCCGAGAAAATTTCGCTTATTATTGAAGCAGCTCAAAATCGTTTTGGATTATATGGCTTTGAAAAAACGACAATGAACGAGATAGCCTCCGACCTCAACATGTCAAAAGGTTCACTTTATTACTACTTCCCTGATAAAGAGCACCTTTATATTGCCGTGATACAAAAAGAGCATGACATATTGATACGTATGGTCAACGAGAAAGTAACCTCTCTCTCTGATCCGAGCCAAATGATTCGGGAATATGCAAATATCAGGTTATCGTATTTCCGAACCCTGTTGAATCTGAGTCGTTTTCGTCATAATCAAGGTATATCAGAGTTTCATACGATGATTCATAAACAATGGGACGTCTTTAAAATACAGGAAATATCTTTAATTAGTGAGATCTTACGTTATGGAATAAAAAACGATTCTTTTGAGAATCAAGATGTTAACGAAACAGCAGAATTATTGCTAGATATAATAAAAGGATTAAGCGCATCTTTCTTAAAACACAAAGATATTTTCTACTTGGAAGATACGGAATATGCAGCACTAGACAAAAAAATAAAATCATTCGTTGAAATGTTTATCCGGTCATTAATAAAAAGGTAA
- a CDS encoding clostripain-related cysteine peptidase — protein MKMKFIRLLCFCLLLSNLSLFTACSTDAGDPPIIPVSYTVLIYMAADNSMDSEVDYTLKELKEGMRHSGGTTVIYLDRLEEPPRLFRITTEGEEISLKNYQEENSADAATLLRVINDTKELIPSDKFGLVYWSHSMGWVPSGYSKETRGMNVSASFPRTRYLGMDQHQAGDVQDLTLMEIDEMAASLPDNVAEFILFDACMMGSVEALYQLRNKCDYFVVSPAEVLMEADYDASGMPYSDILPDLFRGKEGLLETCRKYYNHYNNMSAKILRSATIAMIDARQLDGLYNAVGNILNNHLFAMQTLNTDGLQVYHRASLPRVFFDLDDVMKLVSTTVQYQIFKTQLDQTVLYKAYTEKFAGDLILERCSGLSVYVPLNKWKDNKEYIYYFNSLAWSKVYGNN, from the coding sequence ATGAAAATGAAGTTCATTCGGCTTCTCTGTTTTTGTCTTCTTCTAAGTAATTTGTCTCTTTTCACAGCTTGTTCCACTGATGCCGGTGATCCACCAATAATACCGGTTTCTTATACTGTGTTAATCTATATGGCTGCTGATAATTCTATGGATTCAGAAGTAGATTATACTCTAAAGGAACTTAAAGAAGGAATGAGGCATAGTGGAGGTACTACTGTGATTTATCTGGATAGGCTTGAAGAACCTCCTAGATTGTTCCGAATAACCACAGAAGGAGAAGAAATCTCTTTGAAAAATTATCAGGAAGAGAACTCTGCCGATGCGGCAACTTTGCTTCGGGTTATAAACGATACTAAAGAATTGATTCCTTCTGATAAATTCGGATTGGTGTATTGGTCTCACTCTATGGGGTGGGTTCCTTCAGGATATTCAAAAGAGACCCGTGGCATGAATGTTTCGGCATCTTTTCCGCGCACTCGTTATCTAGGCATGGATCAGCATCAAGCAGGCGATGTACAAGATTTAACGTTAATGGAGATAGATGAAATGGCTGCTTCTTTACCTGATAATGTGGCAGAATTTATCTTATTTGATGCTTGTATGATGGGGAGTGTGGAAGCTCTTTATCAGCTTCGCAATAAGTGTGATTATTTCGTTGTCTCTCCTGCTGAAGTGCTTATGGAGGCTGATTATGATGCTTCAGGTATGCCTTATTCCGATATACTCCCTGATTTATTTAGAGGTAAAGAAGGATTATTGGAAACTTGTCGAAAATATTATAATCACTATAATAACATGAGTGCAAAGATTTTACGCTCAGCGACTATTGCCATGATTGACGCAAGGCAATTGGACGGTTTATATAATGCTGTCGGCAATATACTCAATAATCACTTGTTTGCTATGCAAACATTGAATACCGATGGTTTGCAAGTATATCACAGAGCTAGTTTGCCTCGAGTTTTTTTTGATTTAGATGATGTCATGAAATTGGTGAGTACTACCGTACAATATCAGATATTCAAAACACAACTTGATCAAACAGTGCTTTATAAAGCTTATACAGAGAAATTTGCCGGCGATTTAATTTTGGAGCGTTGTAGCGGTCTGAGTGTTTATGTGCCTCTTAATAAATGGAAAGATAATAAAGAATATATTTATTATTTCAATTCTTTGGCATGGAGCAAAGTTTACGGAAATAATTAG
- a CDS encoding sigma-70 family RNA polymerase sigma factor: protein MTTSDSELLVRIAERDYDAFNIMYARYNRLFIKWTYNRTQNSQTTEDIMQIFWGNLWNTPTAFHVDASGMAKQSLLKILSFRITDYLKSSEGRCESSDTDVIADIHSNLSYTHVFEDLQENEIHQVISKALDTLPQLHQDIYQLRWNKHYSTKKTAETLGICERVVRERYKKTLSSLKKHLLKDYINEGKPHKSSAIMLLLLIRINLLYLSASGLADQLLTFIGVR from the coding sequence ATGACTACTTCCGATAGTGAATTACTAGTAAGAATAGCTGAACGAGACTATGATGCATTCAATATCATGTATGCACGCTACAATCGCCTGTTCATAAAATGGACGTATAACCGCACCCAAAACAGTCAAACGACTGAAGATATCATGCAAATATTTTGGGGAAATTTATGGAATACTCCTACCGCATTTCATGTAGATGCATCGGGAATGGCAAAGCAGAGTTTACTCAAAATTCTTTCTTTCCGTATTACTGATTATTTAAAATCTTCCGAAGGCAGATGTGAAAGCAGCGATACTGACGTCATCGCCGACATTCATAGTAATTTATCATACACCCACGTTTTCGAAGATTTACAAGAAAACGAAATTCATCAGGTTATCTCAAAAGCACTCGACACACTCCCTCAATTACACCAAGATATCTACCAACTACGCTGGAACAAACATTATTCAACCAAAAAGACAGCGGAGACACTAGGCATATGCGAAAGAGTTGTTCGAGAAAGGTATAAAAAGACTCTCTCCAGCTTAAAAAAGCATTTGCTAAAAGATTACATAAATGAAGGTAAGCCTCATAAATCATCTGCAATTATGCTATTATTGCTCATTCGAATAAATTTATTATACCTCTCGGCATCAGGATTGGCAGACCAACTTCTGACCTTCATAGGAGTACGCTAA
- a CDS encoding FecR domain-containing protein: MIKNKIEKEILRGNTSEDKVRRFLFVHELLRRYARGETTELERRVVDAWQIDENEFSSQDRKNKKTLLSLTELDYMDECIYHKVAINQLFPEAEWGVASKGAEIMLAMDGLEGTPKLKKEDTLVNKKKKQGLGMRTIHLYVGIAAMIAIIALTAVFKHSYQDTVFESHNSLLSRQLPDDTRVQMNRDSRLVLENAFNNQNRSVEMSGEIFFDVAKNPRKPFIIAHSALQTEVKGTSFTVKDYPELDVSTVTVRTGLVTVSRGGKQLATLLPNKQLVYHKNTGEYTIRDMNWKVSAGWIQGDIVLIDANEKELALRIKQYFGKELVIEDEALGGDICFNSEFAPKVTLAEVMDRLMLVYGAQYKIDGSRIIVYR, from the coding sequence ATGATAAAAAATAAAATCGAAAAGGAGATACTTAGAGGCAACACTTCTGAAGATAAAGTGAGGAGGTTTCTTTTTGTGCATGAGCTGCTTCGTCGTTATGCTAGAGGTGAAACTACAGAGCTTGAAAGAAGGGTTGTAGATGCTTGGCAGATAGACGAGAATGAATTTTCCTCTCAAGATAGAAAGAATAAAAAGACTCTTCTTTCTCTTACTGAATTAGATTATATGGACGAATGTATTTATCATAAGGTAGCGATAAATCAATTGTTCCCTGAAGCAGAGTGGGGCGTTGCGTCAAAGGGTGCTGAAATAATGCTTGCTATGGATGGATTAGAGGGTACTCCGAAATTGAAGAAAGAGGATACTCTTGTAAATAAAAAGAAGAAGCAAGGATTGGGCATGCGCACCATTCATTTATATGTCGGTATAGCCGCAATGATTGCTATAATAGCTCTAACTGCCGTATTTAAACATTCTTATCAAGATACCGTCTTTGAATCTCATAACTCCTTGTTGAGTCGACAATTACCGGATGATACTCGTGTACAAATGAATCGTGATAGTCGGTTGGTATTAGAGAATGCTTTTAATAATCAGAACCGCTCAGTTGAAATGAGCGGAGAAATCTTTTTTGATGTAGCTAAGAATCCTCGAAAGCCTTTCATCATAGCTCACAGCGCATTGCAAACCGAGGTTAAGGGAACTTCATTTACCGTTAAGGATTATCCTGAACTTGATGTAAGTACAGTGACGGTGCGTACTGGCCTGGTAACGGTGAGCAGAGGAGGTAAACAACTAGCTACGCTGCTTCCAAACAAACAGCTTGTTTATCATAAAAATACTGGAGAATATACGATACGTGATATGAACTGGAAAGTTTCTGCAGGATGGATACAAGGAGATATCGTGTTGATAGATGCTAATGAAAAGGAATTAGCATTGCGTATTAAGCAATATTTTGGTAAGGAGTTGGTGATAGAGGATGAGGCTTTGGGGGGTGATATATGTTTTAACTCAGAATTTGCTCCTAAGGTTACTCTTGCTGAAGTAATGGATCGATTGATGCTCGTATATGGTGCACAATATAAAATAGACGGTAGCCGGATTATAGTATACCGGTGA